The genome window GGCGGAAATCATCGAGGCCCTCGAACGGCGGCTGGCGGGGGCAGATGTTCGCAAGGGCACGGCCGCCGTCAGGGTAGAGCCGTTGCCGGGCGAGGGCTACCGCGTCCGTCTCGCCGGGCGGGACTGGATCGAAACATCATCGGTCATTCTGGCGACGCCGGCCTTCGTCAGCGCACAACTGGTTGAGGGTCTCGATGCTCGGATGGCCGCCGACCTGGAGAGCATCCCGTATGCCTCGACGGCGACGGTCTCGCTGGCCTTCCCCCTCTCCGCCATCCCGCGCGCTTTGGACGGCTACGGTTACATTGTCCCCCAGGCGGAGGGCCGGCCGATCCTGGCGTGCACCTGGACCTCGACCAAGTTTCCCCATCGTGCGCCGGATGGATTCGCTCTGATCCGGGCCTTCATCGGCCGGGCGGGCAAGGAAGACCTACTGGAGGCCGACGACCAGGCACTGGTGCATGTGGTGCGGACCGAGCTCGAACAGGTGATGGGCGTGCGAGCTGCGCCGATCCTGCAGCGGGTCTTCCGTTGGCCCCAGGCGATGCCGCAGTACATCCTCGGGCACCCGGACCGGCTCGCAAGCATCGAGCGGGGTCTGCACGCCCATCCAGGGATGCAACTTGCCGGGAGCGCATACCGGGGCATCGGGCTTCCAGATTGCATCGCTTCAGGCGAAGCGGCTGCTACAGCAGCCCTGTCCCATGTTCAGAGTATGGAAAGGGAACGCAGCCGATGAAGACCACCCGTTCCGAGTTGCTGTTCCGTGAAGCACAACAAGTCCTGCCTGGTGGTGTCGACTCGCCCGTCCGAGCCTTTCGGGCAGTCGGGGGAACGCCTCGCTTCATCGATCACGCCAGTGGCGCGTACCTCCACGACGTCGACGGCAACCGGTTCATCGACTACGTGCTCTCATGGGGACCGTTGCTCCTCGGCCACGCACACCCGCAGGTCGTCCAGGCGATCGCCGAGGCGGCGGCGCGCGGCACCAGCTTCGGCGCGCCTAGCGAGCTCGAGACCGAGCTGGCAAGGTCGATCCAGGCGTTCATGCCCGGGATGGAGATGCTGCGTTTCGTCAACTCCGGAACCGAAGCGACCATGTCGGCCTTGCGCCTGGCGCGCGCCTACACAGGTCGAGACAAGATCGTGAAGTTCGAAGGCTGTTACCACGGTCACGCAGACATGCTGCTGGTGAAGGCCGGCTCGGGGGTTGCCACCTTGGGGTTGCCCGATTCCCCGGGCGTCCCTGCCGCTGTGGCCGCCGACACGCTGGTCGCACCATTCAATGATCTCCGGGCAGTGGAGAAGATCTTCGAGGCATCAGCCGGTGAAATTGCGGCGATCATCATCGAGCCCGTCGCCGGAAACATGGGTGTGGTGCCTCCAGCAGAGGGCTTCCTGCAGGGGCTGAGGCGCCTGGCGGAGGCATCCGGGTCAATCCTGATCTTCGACGAGGTCATGACCGGATTCCGTGTCCATCCGGGCGGGGCGCAGACGCTCTTTGGGGTGAGGCCCGACCTGACCACGCTGGGCAAGGTCATCGGTGGTGGTCTGCCCGTCGGAGCCTACGGCGGCCGCAGGGATATCATGCAGATGGTGGCGCCGTCGGGTCCCGTCTACCAGGCCGGCACGCTATCAGGCAACCCTATGGCCATGGCGGCCGGAATCGAGACGCTCAGGCAAGTCCGTTCACCGGGTGTGTGGGAAGCGCTCGAGAAGCACGCCGCCACATTGGAAGAGGGGCTGCGCGAAGCTGCCGCGAAGGCGGGTGCCCCTGTTGTTCTGAACCGGATGGGGACGATGTTCACCACCTTCTTCACGGATCACGCAGTAACCGGGTGGGAGACGGCGAAGGCCTCGAACACAAAGCAATACGGAGTGT of Anaerolineales bacterium contains these proteins:
- the hemG gene encoding protoporphyrinogen oxidase; amino-acid sequence: IYAGDGNRLSLAATFPQLRETELRYGSLTRGMLHALRDNGKGHQPAQRRPASAFLTPRTGLAEIIEALERRLAGADVRKGTAAVRVEPLPGEGYRVRLAGRDWIETSSVILATPAFVSAQLVEGLDARMAADLESIPYASTATVSLAFPLSAIPRALDGYGYIVPQAEGRPILACTWTSTKFPHRAPDGFALIRAFIGRAGKEDLLEADDQALVHVVRTELEQVMGVRAAPILQRVFRWPQAMPQYILGHPDRLASIERGLHAHPGMQLAGSAYRGIGLPDCIASGEAAATAALSHVQSMERERSR
- the hemL gene encoding glutamate-1-semialdehyde 2,1-aminomutase, with the protein product MKTTRSELLFREAQQVLPGGVDSPVRAFRAVGGTPRFIDHASGAYLHDVDGNRFIDYVLSWGPLLLGHAHPQVVQAIAEAAARGTSFGAPSELETELARSIQAFMPGMEMLRFVNSGTEATMSALRLARAYTGRDKIVKFEGCYHGHADMLLVKAGSGVATLGLPDSPGVPAAVAADTLVAPFNDLRAVEKIFEASAGEIAAIIIEPVAGNMGVVPPAEGFLQGLRRLAEASGSILIFDEVMTGFRVHPGGAQTLFGVRPDLTTLGKVIGGGLPVGAYGGRRDIMQMVAPSGPVYQAGTLSGNPMAMAAGIETLRQVRSPGVWEALEKHAATLEEGLREAAAKAGAPVVLNRMGTMFTTFFTDHAVTGWETAKASNTKQYGVFFHAMLEGGVYLAPSQFEAGFLSTAHGAQEIEATVAAAEQAFRKVRTD